Proteins encoded in a region of the Planctomycetaceae bacterium genome:
- the yidC gene encoding membrane protein insertase YidC, with protein sequence MKKLISVSVLCIFLAISGVVNAEITAVNGESKTFTLGSTAAKEQNPYKLELSLTTKGAGISVAKFRDYSNRDRKNPQPFSVLSSIDNINSLANKRLLLPGIGKSFPLDKLNWVSEGVNKNKDGSETISFNAVILQDDYEFIKLTKTYTLRSEDYLLDCNVTITNLGKDEVKAGLEMFGPAGITREDQRIDMRTVTTGFVNPYGLVEVTKNSPKNVIKAGGKEKVFHKNADYKFMWTSVSDKYFTSIIRPVPTDNNLYCDWAANSYAVSIDPDAYVKDNENIGVILETQTASIEAGKEVTYKYQIYIGPKDKNLFNSVPLYTKLGFINTIDFQACCGVIGFSWLSFFILDAMDWMKHFVPNYGIIIIFFVLVVRLVLHPITKKSQVSMMRMAKLGPMAEEIKKKYGDNKAEMQKQMASLYREQGLAPMLGCLPMFLQMPIWVALYSAINTGIEFRGASFLPFWITDLSQSDALFYFPSAVENIPFIGSFIGTSFNLLPILLGVAMFAQQKLTPSTAPSANPQAAQQQKMMLWMMPIMMLMFLYRAPSGLNLYIMASTAAGVAEQYVIRKHIKEKEALEATGLVATTSKLGGKLKKKKPKPPIKFS encoded by the coding sequence ATGAAAAAATTAATTAGCGTTTCAGTACTTTGTATCTTCCTTGCAATCAGCGGAGTTGTTAATGCCGAGATCACGGCGGTCAACGGCGAAAGCAAAACATTTACTCTCGGCTCAACCGCGGCCAAAGAACAAAATCCTTATAAACTGGAACTTTCACTGACTACCAAAGGTGCGGGAATAAGCGTCGCAAAATTCCGCGACTACAGCAACCGCGACCGGAAAAATCCGCAGCCGTTTTCGGTTTTGTCGTCAATTGACAATATCAACTCACTGGCGAACAAACGACTGCTGCTGCCGGGAATTGGAAAATCATTTCCATTAGATAAACTCAACTGGGTCAGCGAAGGCGTAAATAAAAACAAAGACGGAAGCGAAACGATAAGCTTCAACGCTGTGATTCTGCAGGACGATTACGAATTTATAAAACTGACGAAAACTTACACACTGCGAAGCGAAGATTATCTTTTAGACTGCAATGTTACCATCACAAATCTCGGCAAAGATGAAGTCAAGGCGGGACTCGAGATGTTCGGGCCGGCAGGGATTACACGCGAAGACCAGAGAATAGATATGCGAACTGTGACAACAGGGTTTGTCAATCCTTACGGTCTGGTTGAGGTAACAAAAAACAGCCCAAAAAATGTTATAAAGGCCGGCGGAAAAGAAAAAGTCTTTCACAAAAACGCCGACTATAAATTTATGTGGACGTCTGTGTCGGACAAATATTTTACTTCCATTATTCGTCCCGTACCGACAGACAACAATCTTTACTGCGACTGGGCCGCGAATAGTTATGCTGTCAGTATCGACCCTGATGCTTATGTCAAAGACAATGAAAATATCGGCGTAATACTCGAAACGCAAACGGCATCAATCGAGGCAGGCAAAGAAGTTACTTATAAATATCAAATCTACATCGGACCGAAAGATAAAAATCTTTTCAACTCCGTGCCGCTTTACACGAAACTGGGATTCATTAACACAATTGATTTTCAGGCGTGCTGCGGCGTTATCGGTTTTAGCTGGTTGAGCTTTTTTATTCTCGACGCGATGGATTGGATGAAACATTTTGTTCCGAACTATGGCATTATCATCATTTTCTTTGTGCTTGTAGTTCGCCTGGTACTGCATCCAATTACCAAGAAGAGCCAGGTATCGATGATGAGAATGGCAAAGCTGGGGCCGATGGCCGAAGAGATTAAGAAGAAATACGGCGACAACAAAGCTGAAATGCAAAAACAGATGGCATCGCTTTATCGCGAACAGGGTCTGGCTCCAATGCTGGGCTGTCTGCCGATGTTCCTGCAAATGCCGATATGGGTGGCGCTTTACAGCGCAATCAACACCGGCATTGAATTCAGAGGCGCATCGTTTCTGCCGTTCTGGATTACCGACCTTTCGCAATCTGACGCGCTGTTTTATTTCCCATCAGCCGTAGAAAATATTCCTTTCATAGGCTCATTCATCGGAACAAGCTTTAACCTTCTGCCTATTCTTTTGGGTGTCGCTATGTTCGCGCAGCAAAAACTTACGCCTTCAACGGCGCCTTCTGCAAATCCGCAGGCTGCTCAACAGCAGAAAATGATGCTGTGGATGATGCCGATTATGATGCTGATGTTCCTGTATCGCGCACCATCGGGATTGAATCTTTATATTATGGCAAGCACGGCTGCAGGCGTCGCCGAACAATATGTAATACGCAAACATATTAAAGAAAAAGAAGCGCTCGAAGCGACAGGACTTGTGGCGACGACAAGCAAACTCGGCGGAAAACTGAAAAAGAAAAAACCAAAGCCACCGATTAAATTCTCAT
- a CDS encoding metallophosphatase family protein, translating into MFAIISDIHSNLEALTTVLADIEQRGIKKIYCLGDIVGYGPNPKDCLDLVIQKTQACVMGNHDYAILYEPANFNLGAERASFWTRSQLEAEDSVKKRHNRWNYLGKQQMRWTMTADLDGVPATLDFVHASPRRPINEYLFPDDVYTTPAKITAQFDRVKHVCFIGHTHLPGVFLDDPDFYAPDELDYVYPIVPDERAIINVGSVGQPRDKDSRTCYVYIEENNVHFVRLDYDYKTTQKKIYDIPELDNFEADRLGEGR; encoded by the coding sequence ATGTTTGCTATTATCAGCGATATACACTCGAATCTCGAAGCACTGACGACAGTTCTTGCGGATATCGAACAACGCGGTATCAAAAAGATTTACTGCCTGGGCGATATCGTCGGCTATGGGCCGAATCCCAAGGATTGTCTCGATTTGGTTATCCAAAAGACACAGGCTTGTGTGATGGGCAACCACGACTACGCGATTCTGTATGAGCCGGCGAATTTTAATCTCGGCGCAGAACGCGCAAGCTTCTGGACGAGAAGCCAGCTTGAGGCAGAAGATTCCGTGAAAAAAAGACATAATCGCTGGAACTATCTGGGCAAACAGCAAATGAGATGGACTATGACGGCAGATCTCGACGGTGTGCCGGCAACACTGGATTTTGTGCACGCTTCGCCGAGAAGGCCTATCAATGAATATCTTTTCCCAGACGATGTTTATACCACGCCGGCGAAAATCACGGCGCAGTTCGACCGCGTAAAACATGTCTGCTTTATCGGGCATACTCATCTGCCGGGCGTTTTTCTCGATGACCCTGATTTCTATGCGCCTGATGAGCTTGATTATGTTTATCCAATTGTGCCGGATGAACGCGCAATTATAAATGTCGGCTCGGTCGGGCAGCCGAGAGATAAAGACAGCCGCACCTGTTATGTTTATATTGAAGAAAACAACGTGCATTTCGTTCGACTCGATTACGATTATAAAACCACACAGAAAAAAATTTACGACATTCCTGAATTGGATAACTTCGAGGCCGACAGGTTGGGCGAAGGAAGATAA
- the lpxB gene encoding lipid-A-disaccharide synthase, with product MVDKTYKIFFSAAEPSGDRLCAKLITALKQTGHSFEFSGFGGHNMADAGCSIILNTTERAAMTYKAFGQILFFYKAVKKAQKFFSDSKPDLVVVCDSPSFNFHIAKAAKAQGIKTFFYVAPQLWAWAAWRIKKLKNLCTAGMAAILPFEPDWFAKQGMECKFVGNPLLEDIDSNSVGVKSYSNFAITTARIALMPGSREAEINSLWPAMQQIARTLKARHPAIKVTVVAANETIANRLRATEVRSLRCTYSVDSVFDTAKKVDFTFVASGSATLQVAAAACPMIIMYQSSKLLWNLVGKRLVKTKYLSLVNILSQKELVPEFMPYFESPALIANTADSLLNNPKKLTDLSFELAELTKTLTGLNASQNVAQMIIEKLIPQS from the coding sequence ATGGTTGATAAAACTTACAAAATATTTTTCAGTGCAGCCGAGCCCAGCGGCGACAGGCTCTGCGCAAAACTGATTACCGCTTTAAAGCAGACCGGCCATAGTTTTGAATTTTCCGGTTTCGGCGGCCACAATATGGCCGATGCCGGCTGTTCAATCATACTTAATACAACCGAAAGAGCCGCGATGACATACAAAGCCTTCGGCCAGATTTTATTTTTCTACAAGGCCGTCAAAAAGGCTCAAAAATTTTTCAGCGATTCCAAACCGGATTTAGTCGTTGTTTGTGATTCGCCGAGCTTTAATTTTCACATCGCCAAAGCCGCCAAAGCGCAAGGCATAAAAACATTTTTCTACGTTGCGCCGCAGCTTTGGGCATGGGCTGCCTGGCGAATCAAGAAATTGAAAAATCTTTGCACTGCCGGCATGGCTGCGATTCTGCCATTCGAGCCGGACTGGTTCGCAAAGCAGGGTATGGAATGTAAGTTCGTCGGCAATCCTCTGCTGGAGGATATTGATTCAAATTCCGTCGGCGTGAAAAGCTATAGTAATTTCGCAATCACCACCGCACGAATCGCATTAATGCCCGGCTCGCGCGAAGCGGAAATTAATTCGCTCTGGCCTGCGATGCAGCAAATCGCGCGAACATTAAAAGCTCGCCACCCCGCGATAAAAGTTACCGTCGTCGCCGCGAATGAAACGATTGCGAATCGTCTCCGCGCAACCGAAGTTCGTTCTCTCCGCTGCACATATTCAGTCGATAGCGTTTTTGATACGGCGAAAAAAGTTGATTTCACATTTGTCGCCAGCGGTTCTGCAACGCTTCAGGTCGCCGCCGCCGCGTGTCCTATGATTATCATGTACCAGTCGAGCAAGCTGCTGTGGAATCTTGTCGGCAAGAGGTTGGTGAAAACAAAATATCTTTCGCTGGTAAATATTTTATCGCAGAAAGAATTGGTTCCGGAGTTTATGCCGTACTTTGAATCGCCCGCTCTGATTGCAAATACAGCAGATTCGCTTTTGAACAATCCGAAGAAACTTACGGATTTAAGTTTCGAACTTGCCGAACTTACAAAAACGCTCACCGGCCTGAACGCTTCGCAAAACGTCGCGCAAATGATTATCGAAAAATTAATCCCGCAAAGTTAA
- a CDS encoding peptidyl-prolyl cis-trans isomerase: protein MRKFIDIVFLSILIINTSAFAFLFGETKKESRPVAATVNGAKIYEDTLVKIAKHRYEEAVKQKSSSALQDIRKDVISDMIFTEVVLQKGRKNFLLVDNDEVQFQISKSEEGPYEELKKNKDYKGDFEELERHTRAGMLYVKLLTKECTKNINPTEEQMKKYYEDNIRNFQIETKYSYIPICFVPDKESNDPNFTKLKCKERAESVLEKIHNGADFNEMYIPEAEAIARRMLAKHRIKPHDPNQLISKNFVRTKRDVELSPETKDVLLSLKPGQVSNVITCKDYDGETYFTIFKLISKKEGYTQKYDEVKDRLREYVSNELQEIAVNNYNQKLITEADIKFTNSADDYRLQDKKEVNKPNIKK, encoded by the coding sequence ATGCGAAAATTCATCGACATAGTTTTCTTATCAATCCTCATTATCAACACCAGTGCATTTGCATTTTTGTTCGGAGAAACAAAAAAAGAATCACGCCCCGTAGCTGCAACCGTAAACGGTGCGAAAATATATGAAGATACATTAGTCAAAATCGCAAAACACCGATACGAAGAAGCAGTAAAACAAAAATCATCTTCAGCCCTTCAGGACATAAGAAAAGATGTGATATCAGACATGATTTTTACGGAAGTCGTTCTTCAGAAAGGGAGAAAAAACTTTTTGTTGGTCGATAACGATGAGGTTCAATTTCAGATCAGCAAATCAGAAGAAGGACCGTATGAAGAACTTAAAAAAAATAAAGACTACAAAGGTGATTTTGAAGAACTCGAAAGACATACACGAGCAGGTATGCTTTATGTAAAATTGCTTACAAAAGAATGTACAAAAAATATTAATCCTACAGAAGAACAGATGAAAAAATACTATGAGGATAACATTCGTAATTTCCAAATCGAAACAAAATACAGTTACATACCAATATGTTTTGTGCCTGACAAAGAAAGCAATGACCCAAATTTTACAAAACTTAAGTGCAAAGAGAGGGCTGAAAGCGTTTTAGAAAAAATTCATAATGGAGCAGACTTTAATGAAATGTACATTCCAGAAGCTGAGGCCATTGCACGAAGGATGCTGGCTAAGCATAGGATTAAACCACATGATCCAAACCAATTAATCAGCAAGAATTTTGTAAGAACGAAGAGAGATGTGGAATTAAGTCCGGAAACAAAGGATGTTCTTTTATCCTTAAAACCAGGCCAAGTTAGTAATGTTATCACCTGTAAAGATTATGATGGGGAAACATATTTTACCATTTTTAAATTGATCAGTAAGAAAGAAGGCTATACTCAAAAGTATGATGAAGTGAAAGATAGATTGCGGGAGTATGTATCTAATGAATTACAAGAAATCGCGGTAAATAATTATAATCAAAAACTCATTACCGAGGCAGATATAAAATTTACAAATTCTGCGGATGATTATAGATTGCAGGATAAAAAAGAAGTAAATAAGCCGAATATAAAAAAGTAA
- a CDS encoding sigma-70 family RNA polymerase sigma factor, which produces MRKIENPVLSQLFMETSFVPRAQQIKQLAAAESLYKILSPEQEYPYEFICFKITGYRPKNSASTVPISGGELLKSLPKYIHKASARLRLRTDQESEKIYTLKELAEHLNVSIRTLERWQTKGLIGRRYVFPDNVLKTGFSQTFVDEFVTANKSLVESAASYSTIDLKLKGEILKYVAQLSGQQELSKTAIMKKAAEQFGRAVETVRLLVVEYEKRQKKPIFLNRRTQIESADAAEIFKLYQAGENVEKIAAKYCHSSSSIYRVITQRRVRKLLGTKIDYIPSDEFVQADAEEKILSDLPSIRRTPRKILQNASAKISHNDWQRFIEAVTKIPMLNREQELQLFRRYNFLKYLAAEKMKGINLHSFCGKAAYQAQEFLDEANRLKNLIIEANLKLVVRIAGRHSGANLGDLVSEGNIAMMRAVEKFDYTKGFRFSTYASWVISRAFARYLPAEQAMMGAELPEEEFQIAAVENAGSDDIDNAHRSLMQAIEQNLNEREQHVIRYHFGLSGTMVKKEFKTLKQIGEDLKITKERVRQIELEALSKLRQTLSPEEFELLTR; this is translated from the coding sequence ATGAGAAAAATTGAAAATCCTGTTTTGTCGCAACTCTTTATGGAGACGAGTTTTGTGCCGCGTGCCCAGCAGATAAAACAGCTCGCTGCCGCTGAATCGCTCTATAAAATTCTTTCCCCGGAACAGGAATATCCTTACGAATTTATCTGTTTCAAAATCACAGGCTACCGGCCGAAAAATTCCGCCTCTACGGTTCCAATTTCCGGCGGCGAATTATTAAAAAGCCTGCCGAAATACATTCATAAAGCAAGTGCCCGACTGCGGTTGCGCACTGACCAGGAAAGCGAAAAAATCTACACCCTCAAGGAATTGGCCGAGCATTTGAACGTTTCAATCAGAACGCTCGAACGCTGGCAGACCAAAGGTTTGATTGGCCGAAGGTATGTTTTTCCGGACAATGTTTTGAAAACGGGTTTTTCGCAAACCTTTGTGGATGAATTTGTTACGGCAAATAAATCGCTTGTTGAGTCAGCCGCCAGTTACAGTACGATTGATTTAAAACTCAAAGGCGAGATATTGAAATATGTCGCGCAACTGTCGGGTCAGCAGGAGCTTAGCAAGACTGCGATAATGAAAAAAGCCGCCGAGCAGTTTGGACGGGCAGTTGAAACGGTTCGGCTGTTGGTTGTTGAGTATGAAAAGCGTCAGAAGAAACCGATATTTTTAAACCGCCGAACGCAAATTGAGTCGGCCGATGCGGCGGAAATTTTCAAGCTGTATCAGGCGGGCGAAAACGTGGAAAAAATTGCCGCAAAGTACTGCCACAGCAGCAGTTCCATTTATCGTGTTATTACGCAAAGACGGGTGCGGAAACTGCTTGGCACAAAGATAGATTACATTCCGAGCGATGAATTTGTGCAGGCGGACGCGGAGGAAAAAATCCTTTCTGATTTGCCGTCGATTCGCCGAACGCCGAGGAAAATTTTGCAGAATGCTTCGGCTAAAATCAGCCACAATGATTGGCAGCGGTTTATTGAGGCGGTAACGAAGATTCCTATGCTCAATCGTGAGCAGGAGTTACAACTTTTTCGGCGGTATAATTTTTTGAAGTATCTGGCGGCGGAAAAGATGAAAGGAATAAACTTACATAGTTTTTGCGGCAAGGCGGCGTACCAGGCACAGGAATTTTTGGATGAGGCGAACCGGCTGAAGAATCTGATTATCGAAGCGAATTTGAAACTTGTTGTTCGCATTGCCGGTCGGCACAGCGGTGCGAATTTGGGCGATTTGGTAAGCGAAGGCAATATCGCGATGATGCGTGCGGTTGAGAAATTCGATTACACAAAAGGTTTCCGGTTCAGCACTTACGCATCGTGGGTTATCAGCAGGGCGTTCGCAAGATATTTGCCCGCCGAGCAGGCGATGATGGGGGCGGAACTGCCGGAAGAGGAATTTCAAATCGCGGCTGTTGAAAACGCCGGCAGCGATGATATTGATAATGCGCATCGGAGTTTGATGCAGGCGATTGAACAGAATTTGAACGAGCGTGAGCAGCACGTAATTCGTTATCACTTCGGGCTTTCCGGCACGATGGTGAAAAAAGAATTTAAAACTTTGAAGCAAATCGGCGAGGATTTAAAAATTACAAAAGAGCGCGTCCGCCAAATTGAACTTGAGGCGCTAAGCAAATTGCGCCAAACTTTAAGCCCGGAAGAGTTTGAGCTTTTGACACGATAA
- the tmk gene encoding dTMP kinase, whose amino-acid sequence MIKNLKSKLIVLDGPDGCGKSSQRDLLAQFLVNNKVKVACFRDPGSTATGEKIRNILLDPANHISDRTELLLYMASRAQLWDECIAPALKKKNCVLLDRWVSSTCAYQGFAGGVGIQTVIDIAENSLERVWPDLTIILDVDLKTSKQRMNRSLDRMEQKKQDYQKKVRNGFLKLAKTHKNIVVVDATKDIQTVHKQIVKTISSFFKI is encoded by the coding sequence ATGATTAAGAATCTAAAATCAAAGTTAATAGTGCTTGACGGGCCGGATGGATGCGGCAAAAGCTCGCAAAGGGATTTGCTTGCCCAATTCCTTGTCAATAATAAGGTTAAAGTCGCCTGCTTTCGAGACCCAGGCTCCACGGCAACCGGCGAAAAAATCAGGAATATCCTCCTCGACCCTGCCAATCATATCTCCGACCGTACCGAGTTACTCCTATATATGGCAAGCAGGGCACAACTCTGGGATGAATGTATTGCGCCTGCCCTGAAAAAGAAAAACTGCGTGCTTTTAGACCGCTGGGTTTCCAGCACCTGCGCTTATCAGGGTTTTGCGGGTGGTGTCGGTATCCAAACCGTAATAGATATCGCTGAAAATTCGCTCGAACGAGTTTGGCCGGATTTGACAATCATTCTCGATGTTGACCTCAAAACATCCAAGCAGCGAATGAACCGCAGCCTTGACAGGATGGAACAGAAGAAACAAGACTATCAGAAAAAAGTTCGAAACGGATTTCTGAAATTAGCGAAAACGCACAAGAATATCGTTGTTGTCGATGCAACAAAAGATATTCAAACTGTTCATAAACAAATAGTTAAGACCATTTCATCATTCTTTAAAATTTAA
- a CDS encoding DNA polymerase III subunit delta', protein MNLSDIFCQGKAVSSLRRAFETGRLAHAYIFDGNDGIGKFTTAKAFAKLLLCQKPDNTPCTGQGANDIDSCGECESCRMLDADNHPDFHHIYKELVQFSSDAQNRKKQPIDLPIDVIREFLIEKMQIKPSLSASKVYVISESEKLNIASQNALLKILEEPPNKSFIILLCSKLDNLLPTTKSRSQIVHFGPLSEEKIIEKLPDINKTEAKYFARLTNGSIGQAAVLTKLEPSFYTLKKEFINKFSRFQLADAVDFAQWINTQAGAITESWLKMKAGSSKADLGRMAKKLFVSVLISALTDAMKVSLGGEDKLTNFDQLTDIKVINQRFGQVGCADLVEICYESVRFIDASVNEKLVFELMLLNCTNYDIIKV, encoded by the coding sequence ATGAATCTTTCCGATATATTTTGCCAGGGTAAGGCGGTTAGCTCGTTACGACGGGCGTTTGAAACCGGCAGGCTGGCGCACGCATATATCTTCGACGGAAATGACGGTATCGGAAAATTCACAACTGCAAAAGCATTTGCGAAGTTATTATTATGCCAAAAGCCGGACAATACCCCCTGCACAGGTCAGGGGGCTAACGATATAGATTCGTGCGGGGAATGCGAATCGTGCAGAATGCTCGATGCGGACAATCATCCGGATTTCCATCATATATATAAGGAGCTGGTTCAGTTCAGCAGCGATGCGCAAAATCGAAAAAAACAACCGATTGATTTGCCGATAGATGTTATTCGTGAGTTTCTTATCGAAAAGATGCAGATTAAGCCAAGTTTATCGGCTTCCAAAGTGTACGTTATCAGCGAATCGGAAAAATTAAATATCGCAAGTCAAAACGCGCTTCTGAAAATTTTGGAAGAGCCGCCGAACAAAAGCTTCATCATTCTACTGTGCAGCAAACTTGATAATTTACTTCCAACAACGAAGTCGCGGAGTCAGATTGTGCATTTCGGGCCTTTGAGCGAAGAGAAAATCATCGAAAAACTGCCGGACATCAATAAAACCGAAGCGAAATATTTCGCACGGCTAACGAACGGCAGTATCGGTCAGGCGGCGGTTTTGACTAAACTTGAGCCTTCGTTTTACACATTGAAAAAAGAGTTCATCAATAAATTCAGTCGATTTCAGCTTGCCGATGCAGTGGATTTCGCGCAGTGGATAAATACGCAGGCTGGTGCGATTACCGAATCCTGGCTGAAGATGAAAGCCGGTTCGAGCAAGGCTGATTTGGGCAGGATGGCTAAAAAACTCTTCGTTTCAGTACTGATATCAGCGTTGACCGATGCGATGAAGGTTTCTTTGGGCGGCGAAGATAAGCTGACTAACTTCGACCAGCTTACGGATATAAAAGTCATAAATCAGAGGTTCGGGCAGGTGGGATGTGCGGATTTGGTTGAAATTTGCTATGAAAGCGTTCGGTTTATCGATGCTTCCGTTAATGAAAAACTGGTTTTTGAGCTTATGTTGCTGAATTGCACAAATTATGATATAATAAAAGTTTAG
- a CDS encoding signal peptidase, producing MSDTIDPKNKPTHHPVEKKMLVRYGKMGTTGWFTHEEKNMLKASSKVMIKTERGLEIGEVVGRFCYKSCAFKKTEEAVVEYYGVPQAECPVTTGGKFVRYATEQDLSEEHHIAIGAKEELKRCKQIIAELNLPMKLVDIEHIFGGERIIFYFTSETRIDFRELVKRLAKEFQTRIEMRQVGSRDAAKIAADIEVCGQPCCCQRFLKILKPVNMKMAKLQKATLDPSKISGYCGRLKCCLRYEDHTYRDLSKRLPRRKARVKTSQGEGIVIDAQVLTQLISIRGDDGTIFAVPVEEVQIVQQPSGRPEPEHDDIEVDSEESNEQSDNQDGKQ from the coding sequence ATGAGCGATACGATAGATCCTAAAAATAAACCGACACATCATCCGGTCGAGAAGAAAATGCTTGTTCGCTACGGCAAGATGGGCACAACTGGCTGGTTTACGCACGAGGAAAAAAATATGCTCAAGGCGTCCAGCAAGGTTATGATAAAAACCGAGCGCGGCCTTGAAATCGGTGAAGTTGTCGGGCGGTTCTGCTATAAATCATGCGCGTTTAAGAAAACCGAAGAAGCGGTTGTCGAATATTACGGCGTGCCGCAGGCTGAATGTCCGGTGACGACCGGCGGGAAATTCGTTCGCTACGCGACCGAGCAGGACTTGAGCGAAGAACATCACATCGCAATCGGCGCCAAAGAAGAGCTTAAGCGATGCAAGCAAATCATAGCCGAGCTGAATCTGCCGATGAAACTTGTGGATATCGAACATATCTTCGGCGGCGAAAGGATTATTTTCTATTTCACCTCGGAAACCAGAATCGATTTTCGCGAGCTTGTAAAAAGATTAGCGAAAGAATTTCAGACTCGAATCGAAATGCGGCAGGTCGGTTCGCGCGACGCGGCGAAAATCGCGGCGGATATCGAAGTTTGCGGACAGCCGTGCTGCTGTCAGAGATTTTTGAAAATTCTCAAGCCTGTAAATATGAAAATGGCGAAACTGCAAAAGGCAACGCTTGACCCATCGAAAATTTCCGGCTACTGCGGAAGATTGAAATGCTGTCTGCGATACGAAGACCATACATATCGGGACCTGTCAAAACGGCTGCCGAGAAGAAAAGCTCGCGTGAAAACTTCACAGGGCGAAGGAATCGTAATCGATGCGCAGGTTCTGACGCAGCTTATTTCCATCAGGGGTGATGACGGAACAATTTTTGCCGTGCCGGTTGAAGAGGTTCAAATCGTTCAGCAGCCGAGCGGCAGGCCGGAGCCGGAACACGATGATATCGAAGTCGATTCCGAAGAATCAAATGAACAATCTGACAATCAGGATGGAAAACAATAA